A region from the Acomys russatus chromosome 24, mAcoRus1.1, whole genome shotgun sequence genome encodes:
- the LOC127207269 gene encoding olfactory receptor 1030-like gives MLKKNYTAVTEFILLGLTDRAELQPLLFVVFLVIYLITVTGNVSMIFLIRSDSKLHTPMYFFLSHLSFVDLCYATNVTPQMLVNFLSKRKTISFIGCFIQFHFFIALVITDYYMLTVMAYDRYMAICKPLLYTSKMSRGVCLSLVAVPYIYGFANGLAQTILMLQLTFCGPNEINHFYCADPPLMVLACSDTYVKETAMFVVAGSNLTCSLTIILISYIFIFTAILRIRSAEGRRKAFSTCGSHLVAVTVFYGTLFCMYLRPPSEKSVEQGKIVAVFYIFVSPMLNPLIYSLRNKDVKRAIRKVVRKEVLMK, from the coding sequence atgttaaagaaaaactaCACAGCAGTGACCGAGTTCATTTTGCTGGGACTGACAGACCGAGCAGAGCTGCAGCCTCTGCTCTTTGTGGTATTCCTAGTCATCTACCTCATCACAGTGACTGGCAACGTGAGCATGATTTTCTTAATCAGAAGTGACAGCAAGCTTCAcactcccatgtacttcttcctcagccatctctcctttGTGGATCTCTGCTACGCCACCAATGTCACTCCTCAGATGCTGGTTAATTTTCTATCAAAGAGAAAAACCATTTCCTTTATTGGCTGCTTTATACAGTTCCACTTTTTTATTGCCCTGGTAATCACAGATTACTATATGCTCACAGTGATGGCTTACGACCGCTACATGGCCATCTGCAAGCCTTTGTTATACACTAGCAAAATGTCCAGAGGTGTCTGCCTCTCTCTTGTAGCTGTACCATACATTTATGGCTTTGCAAATGGTCTGGCACAGACAATCTTAATGCTTCAGTTAACCTTTTGTGGACCCAATGAGATCAATCACTTCTACTGTGCAGACCCTCCTCTCATGGTCCTTGCTTGCTCAGATACCTATGTCAAAGAAACTGCCATGTTTGTGGTGGCTGGATccaacctcacctgttctctcaccaTCATCCTCATCTCCTACATCTTCATCTTCACAGCCATCCTGCGAATCCGTTCTGCAGAGGGGAGGCGCAAGGCCTTCTCCACATGTGGGTCGCATCTCGTGGCTGTCACTGTTTTTTATGGGACCTTGTTTTGTATGTACCTCAGGCCTCCTTCTGAGAAATCTGTAGAGCAGGGGAAAATTGTGGCTGTCTTTTATATCTTTGTGAGCCCAATGTTGAACCCCTTGATCTATAGCCTCAGAAACAAAGATGTGAAGAGAGCAATAAGGAAAGTTGTCAGGAAGGAAGTGCTCATGAAGTAA
- the LOC127207264 gene encoding olfactory receptor 1030-like isoform X2, producing the protein MLKKNYTAVTEFIFLGLTDRAELQPLLFVVFLVIYLITVTGNVSMIFLIRSDSRLHTPMYFFLSHLSFVDLCYATTVAPQMLVNFLSKRKTISFVGCIIQFHFFIALVITDYYMLAVMAYDRYVAICKPLLYTSKMSRGVCLSLVATQYIYGFVNGLIQTIFMLRLTFCGPNEINHFYCADPPLMVLACSGTYMKKTAMFVVAGSNLTCSLTIILISYIFIFTAILRIRSAEGRRKAFSTCGSHLTAVTIFYGTLFCMHLRPPSKTSVEQSKIVAVFYIFVSPMLNPFIYSLRNKDVKNAIRK; encoded by the exons atgttaaagaaaaactaCACAGCAGTGACCGAGTTTATTTTCCTAGGTCTGACAGACCGAGCAGAGCTGCAGCCTCTGCTCTTTGTGGTATTCCTAGTCATCTACCTCATCACAGTGACTGGCAACGTGAGCATGATTTTCTTAATCAGAAGTGACAGCAGGCTTCAcactcccatgtacttcttcctcagccatctctcctttGTGGATCTCTGCTATGCCACCACTGTTGCCCCTCAGATGCTGGTTAACTTTTTATCCAAGAGAAAAACCATTTCCTTTGTTGGCTGCATTATTCAATTCCACTTTTTTATTGCCCTGGTAATCACGGATTACTATATGCTCGCCGTGATGGCTTACGACCGCTACGTGGCCATCTGCAAGCCCTTGCTATACACTAGCAAAATGTCCAGaggtgtctgtctctctcttgtggCCACACAATACATTTATGGCTTTGTAAATGGTCTAATACAGACAATCTTTATGCTTCGGTTAACCTTTTGTGGACCCAATGAGATCAATCACTTCTACTGTGCAGACCCTCCTCTCATGGTCCTTGCTTGCTCAGGTACCTATATGAAGAAAACTGCCATGTTTGTGGTGGCTGGATccaacctcacctgttctctcaccaTCATCCTCATCTCCTACATCTTCATCTTCACAGCCATCCTGCGAATCCGTTCTGCAGAGGGGAGGCGCAAGGCCTTCTCCACATGTGGGTCACATCTGACAGCTGTGACCATCTTTTATGGAACATTGTTCTGCATGCACCTGAGGCCACCCTCTAAGACATCTGTAGAACAGAGCAAAATTGTAGCTGTTTTTTATATCTTTGTGAGTCCTATGTTAAACCCATTTATCTATAGTCTGAGAAATAAAGATGTGAAAAATGCAATAAGGAAA tga
- the LOC127207264 gene encoding olfactory receptor 1030-like isoform X1: MLKKNYTAVTEFIFLGLTDRAELQPLLFVVFLVIYLITVTGNVSMIFLIRSDSRLHTPMYFFLSHLSFVDLCYATTVAPQMLVNFLSKRKTISFVGCIIQFHFFIALVITDYYMLAVMAYDRYVAICKPLLYTSKMSRGVCLSLVATQYIYGFVNGLIQTIFMLRLTFCGPNEINHFYCADPPLMVLACSGTYMKKTAMFVVAGSNLTCSLTIILISYIFIFTAILRIRSAEGRRKAFSTCGSHLTAVTIFYGTLFCMHLRPPSKTSVEQSKIVAVFYIFVSPMLNPFIYSLRNKDVKNAIRKVIQK; this comes from the coding sequence atgttaaagaaaaactaCACAGCAGTGACCGAGTTTATTTTCCTAGGTCTGACAGACCGAGCAGAGCTGCAGCCTCTGCTCTTTGTGGTATTCCTAGTCATCTACCTCATCACAGTGACTGGCAACGTGAGCATGATTTTCTTAATCAGAAGTGACAGCAGGCTTCAcactcccatgtacttcttcctcagccatctctcctttGTGGATCTCTGCTATGCCACCACTGTTGCCCCTCAGATGCTGGTTAACTTTTTATCCAAGAGAAAAACCATTTCCTTTGTTGGCTGCATTATTCAATTCCACTTTTTTATTGCCCTGGTAATCACGGATTACTATATGCTCGCCGTGATGGCTTACGACCGCTACGTGGCCATCTGCAAGCCCTTGCTATACACTAGCAAAATGTCCAGaggtgtctgtctctctcttgtggCCACACAATACATTTATGGCTTTGTAAATGGTCTAATACAGACAATCTTTATGCTTCGGTTAACCTTTTGTGGACCCAATGAGATCAATCACTTCTACTGTGCAGACCCTCCTCTCATGGTCCTTGCTTGCTCAGGTACCTATATGAAGAAAACTGCCATGTTTGTGGTGGCTGGATccaacctcacctgttctctcaccaTCATCCTCATCTCCTACATCTTCATCTTCACAGCCATCCTGCGAATCCGTTCTGCAGAGGGGAGGCGCAAGGCCTTCTCCACATGTGGGTCACATCTGACAGCTGTGACCATCTTTTATGGAACATTGTTCTGCATGCACCTGAGGCCACCCTCTAAGACATCTGTAGAACAGAGCAAAATTGTAGCTGTTTTTTATATCTTTGTGAGTCCTATGTTAAACCCATTTATCTATAGTCTGAGAAATAAAGATGTGAAAAATGCAATAAGGAAAGTTATCCAGAAATGA